Proteins from one Shewanella pealeana ATCC 700345 genomic window:
- a CDS encoding acyl-CoA dehydrogenase produces MSIRTQLKKILPSISTTEQEALDAGDVWLEGSIYQGVPDFAALRDIPVATLSSDEQAFLDGPVATLLEMVDDFEIQRSTHLPENILNFLKENKFFSLIIPKSFGGLEFSPYANSTIVATIAAKSSAVAVTVMVPNSLGPGELLMHYGTSEQQDYWLPRLANGQEIPCFALTSPEAGSDAGGIPDIGTVTMGEYQGEKVLGLSVTWDKRYITLAPIASVLGLAFKVEDPKGLLGGKENLGITCALIPRSHPGVQLGNRHDPMGVRFYNGTTRGENVFIPMDFIIGGQKNIGRGWAMLVACLGAGRGISLPALGVSVSQASFKSSAEYAAVREQFGLSIGKFEGIQEKLADIAGKTYLQEAMRVLTTEGLGLGLKPSVVTAIAKYHMTELGRDILDSAMDIQAGKAIQCGPQNTLASGYVAQPIAITVEGANILTRNLMIFGQGVMRCHPYLQSMVESIHSNEKSADKVFNGILRKTVSYSVGNSLRAFKLGLLPFTASAASTLAEVKPYEQSVHKLASKLAVYADFSLLVLGGKLKQAEMLSARLGDVMSYLYAAMASIRYYEKKLTAAEQKEAAPYFHYATRWSLCQAEKALLDFLDNFPSSATRKFMRLVTVTYSAKMPKINDNLVRELAEQAQLNTEFKKNLTHLIKPVAGDGNDINEQAYLAKMVCLPLLAKVKKAIRAKTFKPGVRFALTLDAALEAKVITSDEHKLLQDYNLKRERAIRVDEFDFDMNLIDNKPELKIAN; encoded by the coding sequence ATGAGCATAAGAACACAACTAAAAAAAATATTGCCAAGCATTTCTACCACAGAACAAGAGGCACTCGATGCCGGTGATGTGTGGTTAGAAGGTTCGATTTATCAAGGTGTACCTGACTTTGCAGCCCTACGTGATATCCCCGTTGCTACTCTGTCTAGCGACGAGCAGGCATTCCTAGACGGTCCAGTGGCGACCTTACTAGAGATGGTGGATGACTTTGAGATCCAGCGCAGCACACACCTCCCTGAAAATATTCTTAACTTCCTAAAAGAAAATAAATTTTTCTCGCTTATTATTCCCAAATCATTCGGTGGCCTCGAGTTTAGTCCCTACGCAAACTCGACTATCGTTGCCACTATTGCCGCTAAAAGTTCGGCGGTTGCGGTCACTGTAATGGTGCCAAACTCACTCGGTCCCGGTGAGTTGTTAATGCACTACGGCACCTCTGAGCAACAAGATTACTGGTTACCTCGCCTCGCTAACGGCCAAGAAATTCCTTGTTTTGCACTAACTAGCCCTGAGGCAGGTTCAGACGCTGGCGGTATTCCGGATATCGGTACAGTCACAATGGGCGAATACCAAGGTGAAAAAGTACTTGGCTTAAGCGTAACTTGGGATAAGCGTTATATCACCCTTGCCCCCATCGCCAGTGTATTAGGCTTGGCCTTTAAGGTAGAAGATCCAAAGGGTCTACTTGGTGGCAAAGAAAATCTTGGTATCACCTGCGCGCTTATTCCTAGGTCGCACCCAGGTGTGCAGCTAGGTAATCGTCATGACCCTATGGGGGTTCGCTTTTACAACGGTACTACCCGTGGTGAAAACGTGTTTATTCCAATGGACTTCATCATAGGTGGCCAGAAAAACATCGGCCGCGGCTGGGCAATGCTCGTTGCCTGTCTCGGTGCTGGACGCGGCATTTCACTGCCAGCACTCGGTGTATCAGTGAGTCAGGCGTCATTTAAATCTTCAGCTGAATATGCAGCAGTGCGTGAGCAGTTTGGCCTATCGATTGGTAAGTTTGAGGGTATTCAAGAGAAGCTTGCCGATATCGCCGGTAAAACCTATCTGCAAGAAGCGATGCGCGTGCTAACAACTGAAGGCCTAGGCCTTGGGTTAAAGCCATCGGTTGTGACAGCCATCGCTAAGTATCATATGACAGAGCTTGGCCGTGATATCCTCGACTCGGCAATGGATATTCAGGCAGGTAAAGCGATTCAGTGTGGCCCGCAAAACACCTTAGCCTCTGGCTATGTGGCCCAACCGATTGCGATTACCGTAGAAGGCGCCAACATTCTCACCCGTAACCTGATGATTTTCGGTCAAGGTGTGATGCGTTGTCACCCATACTTGCAGTCTATGGTGGAATCTATCCACTCAAACGAGAAAAGTGCTGACAAAGTCTTTAACGGTATTTTACGTAAAACAGTTAGCTACAGTGTTGGCAACAGCTTACGTGCCTTTAAGCTAGGTTTATTACCTTTTACCGCATCAGCAGCCTCAACTCTTGCTGAAGTGAAGCCCTATGAGCAATCAGTACATAAGCTAGCCTCTAAGCTAGCGGTATATGCAGACTTCTCGTTATTAGTTTTAGGTGGCAAGCTCAAGCAAGCAGAAATGCTGTCAGCCCGCCTAGGTGATGTGATGAGCTACTTGTACGCCGCCATGGCCTCGATTCGTTACTATGAAAAGAAATTAACTGCTGCAGAGCAAAAAGAAGCGGCGCCCTATTTCCATTACGCTACGCGCTGGTCACTGTGTCAGGCAGAGAAAGCCTTGTTGGATTTCTTAGATAACTTCCCTTCATCGGCAACGCGTAAGTTTATGCGTTTAGTCACTGTGACTTACTCGGCTAAGATGCCAAAAATCAATGATAATTTAGTTCGTGAATTAGCAGAGCAGGCTCAGCTTAATACCGAGTTCAAGAAGAACCTGACTCATCTTATTAAGCCTGTGGCAGGTGACGGTAACGACATTAACGAGCAAGCTTACCTTGCGAAGATGGTCTGCTTACCACTACTTGCCAAGGTCAAAAAGGCGATTCGCGCCAAGACGTTTAAGCCAGGAGTCAGATTCGCACTGACCTTAGATGCCGCGCTTGAGGCTAAGGTGATCACCAGCGACGAGCACAAGCTTTTGCAAGATTACAACCTTAAGCGTGAGCGTGCTATTCGAGTCGATGAGTTTGACTTTGATATGAACCTTATCGATAACAAGCCCGAGTTGAAGATCGCTAACTAA
- the rsgA gene encoding ribosome small subunit-dependent GTPase A: MTKSNRFNHLKSSTLSRTTSSASTCSSSKSSAASSTTSIEINSGVSTPLENVSLYNLKQLGWSPFFQQQLIETQEYASVARVSAHHRSQYQLLTESGESTLTIHQNMPEMTVGDWLLLDSQQQFVAVLERSALFSRKAAGSKVEQQLIAANLDWVFIVSSLNDDFNINRIERYLALVHEAKVTPVIVLTKVDLCDDLTPYIEALRELDASLLIETVNGLDEQSTRALSSYCVDGKTVAFIGSSGVGKSTLVNALLGDTSQLTSAIRQDDSKGRHTTTSRSLHLTQSGGLLLDTPGMRELQLADCEEGLNETFADLVEYSQQCRFIDCQHEQEPGCAVQAAIENGQLTERRLQSFQKLMREQALNGASIAEKRAKDKNLSKMYKRVQGEARVHKRG, translated from the coding sequence ATGACAAAATCAAACCGTTTTAACCACCTAAAATCCAGTACTCTTTCACGTACAACGTCTTCAGCTAGTACCTGCTCATCGAGTAAATCGTCAGCGGCCAGCTCAACAACGAGTATAGAAATCAATTCTGGCGTATCTACGCCGCTAGAAAATGTCTCTTTATATAACTTAAAGCAACTTGGCTGGAGTCCGTTTTTTCAGCAACAGCTGATTGAAACTCAAGAGTACGCAAGTGTAGCTAGAGTGAGTGCTCATCACCGTAGTCAGTATCAATTACTCACAGAAAGCGGCGAATCGACACTTACAATCCATCAAAACATGCCAGAAATGACGGTCGGTGACTGGTTACTGTTAGACAGTCAGCAGCAATTTGTTGCTGTACTTGAACGCAGCGCGTTGTTTAGTCGAAAGGCTGCGGGTTCTAAGGTCGAGCAGCAACTTATCGCAGCGAATCTTGACTGGGTATTTATCGTATCGTCACTCAACGATGACTTTAACATTAATCGCATCGAGCGCTACTTGGCACTGGTCCACGAAGCGAAAGTCACACCCGTTATCGTACTGACAAAAGTCGATTTATGTGATGATCTTACGCCCTACATAGAAGCGCTAAGAGAGTTGGATGCAAGCTTACTCATCGAAACCGTTAACGGACTAGATGAGCAAAGCACTCGGGCGCTATCGAGTTATTGCGTTGACGGTAAAACCGTGGCATTTATCGGCTCTTCAGGTGTGGGGAAATCCACGCTAGTTAACGCTCTATTAGGCGACACCAGTCAGTTAACATCGGCAATTCGCCAAGACGATAGTAAAGGGCGACATACCACCACTAGCCGTTCACTGCATTTAACTCAAAGCGGCGGGCTATTGCTAGACACACCAGGTATGCGCGAGCTACAACTAGCCGATTGCGAAGAGGGACTCAACGAGACCTTTGCCGATCTTGTTGAATACTCGCAGCAGTGCCGTTTTATCGACTGTCAGCATGAGCAAGAACCCGGCTGCGCCGTACAAGCTGCAATTGAAAATGGCCAGCTAACTGAGCGGCGCTTACAAAGCTTTCAAAAGCTGATGCGGGAGCAGGCATTAAATGGCGCCAGTATTGCCGAGAAACGAGCAAAAGATAAAAACTTAAGCAAGATGTACAAGCGAGTTCAGGGCGAGGCTCGAGTACATAAACGAGGATAA
- a CDS encoding LruC domain-containing protein, translated as MRISKPTQFSFGSILLFGLFISENVSASDPFSACPTEAFVIQKQSNIPKSYGVNLATGSYVVLSEDMGTGNGYNGVGFNYHDNYLYGWDYASASLGRTGNDYQITALSVSKDAASASAGNFFVGDIAINENVWYGYRKGKGLFKIPLDNPANYSMTVVPDSIDFASYNITDFAFHPSDGYLYSISNGASGKLLRIDPATGEATDLGTVITSSGNNFTFGAQFFDPDGNLYVSNNSNGYIYKLNVNSSSPTSVLFAYGPASSSNDGARCALAEVVVGDDVDFGDAPDSYGTLLASNGARHTMSDDLYLGASVDNESNGYPSPLSDDSSDNSDDEDGVSMPTGFELGESAILLVTAKGSEGYLNAWFDWDRDGSFSAEEQAIIGESLADGQNSISIDVPSWARAGSTWARFRLSTQQVINPTGGVGDGEVEDYAVTLTETGVTINYYPSSSTYTTLAYEDLYPDQGDFDMNDVVIQLRLIEYVKNDQVRRIGFEAQLAAMGAAYHNGFAIHLPGVSRSKIKESVISWSIDGVAQTDSPLETGQSNAVFVFTEDLKQYVTLEQGCQYLRTETGCESAYRTTWSFEIPFESPVDENLVPAFPYDPFIFATPNTDHGLAAKNVVGALPGRQLEVHLKNQAPTDKFSTNYFGARDDASNPSAGQYFQDENGMAWAIEIPVTWKHPKEKKRLDNAYTEFVDFAADSTGNTNPTWYENAIESLIFDN; from the coding sequence ATGAGAATATCCAAGCCAACTCAATTTAGCTTCGGTTCCATCTTACTTTTCGGGCTATTTATTTCAGAAAATGTCAGTGCGTCAGATCCCTTTAGTGCATGCCCTACAGAAGCCTTTGTTATCCAAAAACAATCAAATATTCCTAAAAGCTACGGCGTTAACTTGGCTACGGGTAGTTATGTGGTTTTGTCGGAAGATATGGGAACAGGCAATGGTTATAACGGCGTAGGTTTTAACTATCATGATAATTACCTCTACGGCTGGGACTACGCCAGTGCCTCACTCGGACGCACGGGGAATGACTATCAGATAACGGCACTGAGCGTCAGCAAGGATGCAGCATCAGCCTCGGCAGGTAACTTCTTTGTGGGTGATATCGCCATCAATGAAAATGTTTGGTATGGCTATAGAAAAGGTAAAGGGCTGTTTAAAATCCCACTGGATAATCCCGCTAACTACAGCATGACAGTGGTGCCAGATAGTATCGATTTTGCCAGCTACAATATCACCGACTTTGCCTTTCATCCCAGCGATGGTTACCTGTACAGTATCAGTAATGGTGCCTCAGGAAAGCTGCTAAGAATAGACCCCGCCACAGGTGAAGCGACAGACTTAGGTACAGTGATAACCTCTAGTGGCAATAACTTTACCTTCGGTGCACAGTTCTTCGACCCAGATGGCAACCTCTATGTCAGTAACAACAGCAATGGCTATATTTACAAACTGAATGTTAATTCCTCCTCACCCACTAGCGTGTTATTCGCCTATGGTCCAGCCTCTTCGAGTAATGATGGCGCCCGCTGTGCCCTCGCCGAAGTCGTTGTCGGCGATGATGTAGATTTTGGTGACGCCCCAGACAGCTACGGTACCCTCTTAGCCTCAAATGGCGCGAGGCACACCATGAGTGATGATTTGTACTTGGGTGCCAGCGTTGATAATGAGTCCAACGGCTATCCATCGCCACTGAGTGATGACAGCAGCGACAACTCCGATGATGAAGATGGGGTATCAATGCCGACAGGGTTTGAGCTAGGGGAAAGCGCAATTTTATTGGTCACCGCCAAAGGCAGCGAGGGTTATCTAAATGCCTGGTTCGACTGGGATAGAGACGGCAGCTTTAGCGCCGAAGAGCAGGCTATCATTGGAGAAAGCCTCGCTGACGGCCAAAATAGTATTAGCATCGATGTACCCAGCTGGGCTCGAGCTGGCTCCACTTGGGCACGCTTTCGCCTTAGCACTCAGCAAGTGATTAACCCAACAGGTGGCGTCGGCGATGGCGAGGTCGAAGATTATGCAGTGACCCTAACGGAAACAGGCGTGACCATTAATTACTATCCCTCCTCTTCCACCTACACCACTCTCGCCTACGAAGATCTCTACCCAGATCAAGGTGACTTTGATATGAATGACGTGGTTATTCAATTACGTCTTATCGAGTACGTTAAAAACGATCAAGTCAGACGCATCGGCTTTGAGGCGCAATTAGCCGCTATGGGCGCCGCCTACCATAATGGTTTTGCCATTCACCTACCCGGCGTCAGCCGCAGTAAAATTAAAGAGTCTGTCATCAGCTGGTCAATTGATGGCGTAGCTCAAACAGACTCCCCTCTCGAAACAGGACAATCTAACGCGGTCTTTGTTTTCACTGAAGACTTAAAGCAGTACGTTACACTCGAGCAAGGCTGCCAGTACCTTAGAACAGAGACAGGTTGTGAGAGCGCCTATAGAACCACTTGGTCATTTGAGATCCCCTTTGAAAGCCCAGTGGATGAAAACCTAGTCCCTGCATTCCCCTATGATCCATTTATTTTTGCCACCCCTAATACTGACCATGGGTTAGCCGCGAAAAATGTGGTCGGTGCTCTTCCCGGTCGTCAGCTAGAGGTCCACCTTAAGAATCAGGCTCCAACCGATAAGTTCTCAACTAATTATTTTGGTGCTCGAGACGATGCGTCTAACCCGAGTGCAGGACAATACTTCCAGGATGAAAACGGCATGGCCTGGGCCATCGAGATCCCCGTCACTTGGAAGCACCCGAAAGAGAAAAAGCGCTTAGATAATGCCTACACAGAGTTCGTCGATTTTGCCGCCGACAGCACAGGTAACACCAACCCGACTTGGTATGAGAATGCCATTGAGTCATTGATATTTGACAACTAA
- the bshA gene encoding N-acetyl-alpha-D-glucosaminyl L-malate synthase BshA, with protein MSKMRIGIVCHPSIGGSGLVATELGLGLAKLGHEVHFISSVRPFKLIEDSDRLFFHSVEAINYPLFSDPLYTFALTAKIIEVVEQFKLDVVHAHYSIPHSLCAYLAGEITTHKFPTVTTIHGTDVTIVGQDKPLYPLNRFSIHKSTRVTTVSNFQRNYIYSHFDKTKPIEVIHNFIDLTVFSPELADIDVRRKMAKDDEKIVMHVSNFRALKNSDTVIRSFHLLRRKVKARLVLLGSGPDIDNIKLQCEKLGILKYVTFMGDVTHVEHYLPNADCMIQPSYRESFSMVLLEAMACGVPTVSSNVDGIPEVVDEGQSGFMFDPDDAIAMAKSMGQILLDPELQKQMGRAGRLRAAKLFNPERKVEQYIACYREAIQDCQCACSSVQTLHGDSNEQ; from the coding sequence ATGTCGAAGATGCGCATAGGGATAGTGTGCCACCCCAGTATTGGTGGTTCAGGGCTAGTGGCAACAGAATTGGGGCTTGGGCTTGCTAAGCTTGGCCATGAAGTGCACTTTATATCGAGTGTGCGCCCTTTTAAATTAATCGAAGACTCAGACCGATTATTCTTCCACTCGGTAGAAGCGATTAATTATCCGCTATTTTCAGACCCGTTATACACCTTTGCGTTAACCGCTAAAATTATTGAGGTCGTAGAGCAATTTAAGCTCGATGTTGTGCACGCTCATTACTCGATTCCTCACTCTCTATGCGCCTATCTCGCTGGCGAAATTACAACCCATAAGTTTCCAACTGTGACGACGATTCATGGCACAGATGTCACCATTGTTGGTCAAGATAAGCCGCTTTACCCCCTTAATCGGTTCAGTATTCATAAAAGCACCAGAGTGACGACAGTGTCGAATTTTCAACGCAATTATATCTATAGTCATTTTGACAAGACAAAACCGATAGAGGTCATTCATAACTTCATTGACTTAACCGTTTTCTCACCGGAATTAGCCGATATTGATGTTCGCCGCAAGATGGCGAAAGATGATGAAAAAATTGTCATGCATGTATCAAATTTTAGGGCGTTAAAAAATAGTGACACCGTAATACGCTCCTTTCACTTATTGCGGCGAAAGGTCAAGGCTCGGCTAGTCTTGCTTGGTAGCGGGCCAGATATTGATAACATTAAGCTGCAATGTGAAAAGTTGGGAATTTTAAAGTATGTCACCTTTATGGGGGATGTGACTCATGTTGAGCACTACCTCCCAAATGCAGATTGCATGATCCAACCCAGCTATCGTGAGTCTTTTAGCATGGTACTGCTTGAAGCTATGGCCTGTGGGGTACCGACGGTAAGCAGTAATGTCGATGGGATCCCAGAAGTTGTAGATGAAGGGCAAAGCGGATTTATGTTCGATCCCGATGATGCGATTGCAATGGCTAAGTCGATGGGGCAGATCTTGCTCGACCCTGAGCTACAAAAGCAGATGGGACGTGCGGGTAGGCTGCGGGCTGCTAAGCTTTTTAATCCCGAGAGAAAAGTCGAGCAATACATAGCCTGCTACCGAGAAGCCATTCAGGATTGCCAATGTGCTTGTTCATCAGTGCAGACATTACACGGAGACAGTAATGAGCAGTAA
- a CDS encoding cation:dicarboxylate symporter family transporter yields the protein MSSKTDTIEPEANDTEQQKPKQKMSMSTLVLLSFAAGIIAGLFFGEMLAWMSVIGDAFIKLLQMTIIPYIIVSLVSSLGSLTMEQAKSLGVKVGKLMLVIWAFGLLTMYLIKYTFPDWQAGEFFSLTALEDPNSVNLLDIYIPSNPFFSLSNSYIPAIVLFCVATGIALISIDNKDSLMKPMQLLGESFNKVTQSIVKLMPIGIFAMTAATAGTMDFDEFQKLQVYFVAHVVMTIILTYWVLPGILMVITPFSYRDITGIAKDAMITAFAAGNIFIVIPILIERTKELFHKYNIGSQQSDDYANIIIPVVFSFPNLGKLLTIVFVLFAAWFSGAELDFLTYLPMSLNGLVSLFGSVYLTIPMLLDSLELSSDLFQLYMVSSLFTSRFTSLLAAMNIFILAIGGTAMLVGIAKVSMKRLAIVSLLTPVVFGVSLLATSWLLSSIVDTEYEMDEVVAQMSAAEKVPDQVTAYNWADLAQADGPRNMQQIRESGVIRVGYNPTQVPFSFYNADQQLVGFDVELMKKLALELELKIAFVPYTFSNVLEGINQGQFDIAISGLQMTTKRIELVGFTTPVLDLHYAFVVKDHRVDEFKTDKLIRDADKIRIATVGRYSIIPQLEEKFPNIEFVTIQSDRLFFEDDGKTWDGLMISLEAGKTWTILYPDYATLYNREEIKSFPASYAVARDNASLQTFLNSWLELQKSSGYVDKLYGYWILGENAKPQKPRWSVIKDVLHWVD from the coding sequence ATGAGCAGTAAAACGGATACTATAGAGCCAGAAGCGAACGATACCGAGCAACAAAAACCAAAGCAGAAGATGAGTATGTCGACTCTGGTTTTATTGTCGTTTGCGGCAGGTATTATTGCAGGGCTATTTTTTGGTGAGATGTTGGCGTGGATGTCTGTCATTGGTGATGCATTTATTAAACTGCTGCAGATGACGATTATTCCCTACATCATAGTGTCCTTGGTCTCGAGCCTCGGTAGTTTGACCATGGAACAGGCTAAATCTTTGGGGGTGAAGGTTGGTAAGCTAATGTTGGTGATCTGGGCCTTTGGTCTACTGACTATGTATCTTATCAAGTACACCTTTCCCGACTGGCAGGCGGGGGAATTTTTTAGCTTAACAGCTCTAGAAGATCCCAATTCGGTAAACTTACTCGATATCTATATTCCTTCCAACCCGTTCTTTTCATTGTCGAACAGTTATATCCCTGCAATTGTGCTGTTCTGTGTCGCCACGGGTATTGCGCTGATCTCTATCGATAATAAAGACTCGCTTATGAAGCCGATGCAGCTGCTTGGAGAGTCGTTTAATAAGGTGACTCAAAGCATTGTTAAATTAATGCCGATTGGTATCTTCGCCATGACAGCGGCGACAGCGGGCACCATGGACTTTGACGAGTTTCAAAAGTTACAGGTCTATTTTGTAGCCCATGTGGTGATGACTATTATCCTGACTTACTGGGTCTTGCCGGGTATTTTAATGGTGATCACTCCCTTCTCTTATCGAGATATCACGGGGATTGCTAAAGATGCGATGATCACGGCATTTGCTGCGGGCAATATTTTTATCGTTATTCCTATTCTCATTGAGCGTACCAAAGAGTTATTCCATAAATATAATATCGGCAGCCAGCAGAGTGATGACTATGCCAACATCATTATTCCTGTTGTGTTTAGCTTCCCAAATCTAGGCAAATTACTCACCATAGTCTTTGTGCTTTTTGCGGCTTGGTTTTCAGGGGCTGAACTGGATTTTTTAACTTACTTGCCCATGTCATTAAATGGTTTAGTGAGCCTGTTTGGTAGTGTTTATTTGACCATACCTATGCTACTTGATTCTCTAGAGCTTTCCTCCGATCTGTTTCAGTTGTATATGGTCTCTAGTCTGTTCACCAGTCGTTTTACCTCTTTGCTTGCTGCGATGAATATTTTCATCTTGGCTATAGGCGGTACGGCGATGTTGGTCGGTATCGCTAAAGTGAGCATGAAGCGATTAGCAATTGTAAGCCTACTGACTCCAGTGGTGTTCGGTGTGAGTTTACTGGCAACGAGCTGGTTACTGAGCTCTATCGTCGATACCGAGTATGAGATGGATGAAGTCGTGGCGCAGATGAGTGCGGCAGAGAAAGTGCCTGATCAAGTTACCGCCTATAACTGGGCTGACTTAGCTCAAGCTGATGGACCTCGCAACATGCAGCAGATTAGAGAGAGCGGTGTGATCAGAGTCGGCTACAACCCGACGCAGGTTCCTTTCTCTTTTTATAATGCCGATCAACAGCTAGTAGGATTTGATGTTGAGCTAATGAAAAAGTTAGCGCTAGAGTTAGAGCTTAAAATTGCATTTGTACCTTATACCTTCAGTAACGTTTTAGAGGGGATCAATCAAGGTCAGTTTGATATTGCGATATCGGGTTTGCAGATGACAACCAAGCGAATCGAGCTGGTGGGCTTTACCACTCCTGTGCTCGACCTGCACTACGCGTTTGTGGTGAAGGATCATCGCGTTGATGAGTTTAAAACTGACAAGTTAATTCGTGATGCCGACAAGATTCGTATCGCCACAGTGGGTCGTTATTCAATTATTCCGCAGTTAGAAGAGAAGTTTCCCAATATCGAGTTTGTGACTATTCAGTCGGACCGATTGTTTTTTGAAGATGACGGCAAGACCTGGGATGGGCTTATGATAAGTCTCGAAGCGGGTAAAACTTGGACAATCTTATACCCAGATTACGCCACACTTTATAATCGTGAAGAGATTAAGTCGTTTCCCGCTTCCTACGCAGTGGCTCGTGACAACGCCTCGCTACAAACCTTTTTAAATAGCTGGCTTGAGCTACAAAAGTCATCAGGTTATGTCGACAAACTGTATGGTTATTGGATTTTAGGTGAGAATGCCAAGCCCCAAAAGCCACGCTGGTCAGTAATAAAAGATGTGTTACATTGGGTTGATTAA
- a CDS encoding lipid A deacylase LpxR family protein — MSLLICAPFSSYADQWHLSFDNDVVIGQDGDYSNGFVFGWQALPESDFSSAPWPFSWQQALRFSSQSQTSQWGAKIYQRMWTPSEIEYDYAQPNDRPYAGLLELESFTGSYSASFAQKNWFSVGVIGPASGAQTMQELVHKITPSTPPKGWQYQVENQLTLQMAYEVDALAFRQDATDDSQWELSGHSHTMLGNFRSEANLGFTLRWGDDLADSFGQLSSHAGHYGQFSATARKSGSWTVYSRAQLGYRFNDLTIDGDVPYDSHVQMKHQQVRASTGVIWAFPTWSVSWSVEVYTSEYEPDPNSWHGYGVLSYSFVL; from the coding sequence GTGAGCCTACTTATCTGTGCCCCCTTTTCTTCCTATGCCGATCAATGGCACTTAAGTTTTGATAACGATGTGGTTATTGGCCAAGATGGCGACTACTCCAATGGATTCGTCTTTGGCTGGCAAGCACTGCCCGAGAGTGACTTTTCATCAGCACCTTGGCCATTTAGCTGGCAACAAGCGCTACGATTTTCAAGCCAAAGTCAGACATCACAATGGGGAGCCAAGATCTACCAAAGAATGTGGACCCCGAGTGAGATTGAATATGATTACGCCCAACCAAATGACCGCCCCTATGCAGGCCTACTCGAGTTAGAAAGCTTTACAGGTAGCTATAGTGCATCCTTTGCGCAAAAAAACTGGTTTAGCGTTGGCGTTATTGGCCCTGCATCAGGGGCTCAAACTATGCAAGAGTTAGTGCATAAGATCACTCCATCAACGCCGCCTAAGGGCTGGCAATATCAAGTCGAGAATCAACTCACTCTACAGATGGCATACGAGGTAGATGCACTCGCGTTTCGCCAAGATGCGACAGATGATAGCCAATGGGAATTAAGTGGTCATAGTCATACCATGCTAGGAAACTTCCGCTCTGAAGCAAATCTTGGTTTTACACTACGCTGGGGAGATGACTTAGCCGATTCATTTGGTCAGCTCAGTAGCCATGCGGGTCACTATGGTCAATTTAGTGCGACTGCTCGCAAAAGTGGGAGTTGGACTGTTTATTCTCGAGCGCAGTTAGGATATCGCTTTAATGATCTCACCATCGACGGTGATGTGCCCTACGACTCCCATGTGCAGATGAAACATCAGCAAGTCAGAGCCAGCACAGGAGTGATTTGGGCGTTTCCCACTTGGTCTGTCAGTTGGAGTGTAGAGGTTTATACGTCAGAATATGAGCCCGACCCAAACAGCTGGCATGGCTATGGGGTGCTTAGCTATAGCTTTGTACTATAG